In Streptomyces sp. NBC_00878, a single window of DNA contains:
- a CDS encoding carbohydrate ABC transporter permease has translation MEAPRRKSVTDEHGRSIRVWELALRYLLLIAVLALTVGPFVWQLSTSLKGPTEDIFSSPPKFLPRDPTLHNYERVAETIPVWDYALNSLKVATANVVTNCVGSALAGYALARLRYRGRKVATLVFIFAMLVPLEGIIIAQFTTMRELGLNNTLVGVVLPGCIGAMNVLLMRNAFLNLPYEMEEAAYVDGANVWQRFLRIALPSVKGTLAVVAIFAFMGAWDDFLWPLIVLSDPDKFTLTIGLNYLHGTFANDERLVAAGTIIAVAPLIALFACLQRYFFRGVGEGAVKG, from the coding sequence ATGGAGGCACCCCGCCGCAAGAGTGTCACCGACGAGCACGGCCGAAGCATCCGGGTGTGGGAACTCGCCCTGCGCTACCTGCTGTTGATCGCCGTCCTCGCCCTCACCGTCGGGCCGTTCGTGTGGCAGCTGTCCACCTCGCTGAAGGGCCCGACCGAGGACATCTTCAGCTCGCCGCCCAAGTTCCTGCCGAGAGACCCGACCCTCCACAACTACGAGCGCGTCGCCGAGACCATCCCCGTATGGGACTACGCCCTCAACTCGCTGAAGGTCGCCACCGCCAACGTCGTGACGAACTGCGTCGGTTCGGCGCTCGCGGGCTATGCGCTGGCCCGGCTGCGCTACCGCGGACGCAAAGTGGCCACGCTCGTGTTCATCTTCGCGATGCTCGTGCCTCTGGAGGGCATCATCATCGCCCAGTTCACGACGATGCGTGAGCTCGGTCTGAACAACACCCTCGTCGGGGTCGTCCTGCCCGGCTGCATCGGCGCGATGAACGTCCTGCTGATGCGCAACGCGTTCCTCAACCTCCCGTACGAGATGGAGGAGGCGGCCTACGTGGACGGCGCGAACGTCTGGCAGCGGTTCCTGCGGATCGCCCTGCCCTCGGTGAAGGGCACCCTCGCCGTCGTCGCGATCTTCGCCTTCATGGGCGCCTGGGACGACTTCCTGTGGCCGCTCATCGTGCTCAGTGATCCGGACAAGTTCACCCTGACCATCGGCCTCAACTACCTGCACGGCACCTTCGCCAACGACGAACGGCTCGTCGCCGCGGGCACGATCATCGCCGTAGCACCGCTGATCGCCCTCTTCGCCTGCCTCCAGCGGTACTTCTTCCGCGGAGTCGGCGAGGGCGCGGTCAAGGGGTGA
- a CDS encoding LacI family DNA-binding transcriptional regulator, whose translation MPAKRSPARRPTMKDIAQRAGVSESAVSFALNDRPGVSEITRDRVRRVAEQLGWRPSTAARQLSGEGAATVGLVVARPADTLGVDSFFLQLISGIQEVLAERHLGLLFQVVEDVDDECVVYRRWWAEHRVDGVMVVDPRTDDVRPDLLDELGLPAVVIGGAPDARHPGLSTVWADDAGAMASVVDRLSALGHRRIVHIAGLPGLAHTERRIRTLRAEAERRGLAEVRSVTTDYSDAEGAAVTRRVLEGGVLEGGSPPTALVYDNDVMAVAGVAAATELGFSVPGDVSVVAWEDSALCRMVKPWLSALSRDTVEFGRTAAKELTSLVDGGPARTVRVPVPRLIERESTGPCGA comes from the coding sequence TTGCCAGCCAAGCGGTCTCCCGCGCGCCGGCCGACGATGAAGGACATCGCGCAGCGCGCCGGGGTCTCCGAGAGCGCGGTCTCCTTCGCGCTCAACGACCGGCCCGGGGTCTCCGAGATCACCCGGGACCGGGTGCGCCGGGTCGCCGAGCAACTGGGCTGGCGGCCCAGCACGGCCGCGCGCCAGCTGTCCGGCGAGGGCGCGGCGACGGTCGGTCTCGTCGTGGCCAGGCCCGCCGACACCCTGGGCGTGGACTCGTTCTTCCTTCAGCTCATCTCCGGCATCCAGGAAGTCCTGGCGGAGCGTCATCTCGGCCTGCTCTTCCAGGTGGTCGAGGACGTCGACGACGAGTGCGTGGTGTACCGGCGCTGGTGGGCGGAGCACCGGGTGGACGGGGTGATGGTCGTCGACCCCCGGACCGACGACGTACGCCCGGACCTGCTGGACGAGCTGGGCCTGCCCGCTGTGGTCATCGGCGGGGCGCCGGACGCGCGGCACCCGGGTCTGTCGACCGTCTGGGCGGACGACGCGGGCGCGATGGCCTCGGTCGTGGACCGGCTGTCCGCGCTGGGGCACCGCCGGATCGTGCATATCGCGGGGCTGCCCGGCCTCGCGCACACCGAGCGCCGGATCCGTACGCTGCGCGCCGAGGCCGAGCGGCGCGGGCTCGCCGAGGTGCGCTCGGTGACCACGGACTACTCGGACGCGGAGGGGGCCGCCGTGACGCGCCGGGTCCTCGAAGGCGGGGTTCTGGAGGGCGGGTCACCGCCTACCGCGCTGGTCTACGACAACGACGTGATGGCCGTCGCCGGAGTCGCCGCGGCGACCGAGCTGGGCTTCTCGGTGCCGGGTGACGTCTCGGTCGTGGCCTGGGAGGACTCGGCGCTGTGCCGCATGGTCAAGCCGTGGCTGTCGGCGCTGTCCCGCGACACGGTGGAGTTCGGCCGGACGGCCGCGAAGGAATTGACCTCGCTGGTGGACGGGGGGCCCGCGCGGACTGTGCGGGTGCCGGTGCCGCGGTTGATCGAGCGGGAGAGTACGGGGCCCTGCGGGGCTTGA
- a CDS encoding MBL fold metallo-hydrolase, with the protein MAARIEHLVTSGTFSLDGGTWDVDNNVWIVGDDSEAVVIDAAHDADAIAEALGDRTLRAVVCTHAHNDHIDAAPALAARTGAPILLHPDDLPLWKQTHPDRLPDGELSDGQQLSVAGVELTVLHTPGHAPGAVCLYAPELGTVFTGDTLFQGGPGATGRSFSHFPTIVESIRTRLLALPAETVVRTGHGDSTTIGAEAPHLQEWIDRGH; encoded by the coding sequence ATGGCCGCCCGTATCGAGCATCTGGTCACGTCGGGCACGTTCAGCCTCGACGGCGGCACCTGGGACGTCGACAACAACGTCTGGATCGTGGGTGACGACTCCGAGGCGGTGGTCATCGACGCGGCGCACGACGCCGACGCCATCGCCGAGGCCCTCGGCGACCGCACACTGCGGGCCGTCGTCTGCACCCACGCCCACAACGACCACATCGACGCGGCCCCCGCCCTCGCGGCCCGCACCGGCGCTCCGATCCTGCTCCACCCGGACGACCTCCCCCTGTGGAAGCAGACCCACCCGGACCGCCTGCCGGACGGAGAACTCTCCGACGGACAGCAGCTGTCCGTGGCGGGCGTGGAGCTGACCGTCCTGCACACGCCGGGGCACGCACCGGGCGCCGTGTGCCTGTACGCCCCGGAGCTGGGCACGGTCTTCACCGGGGACACCCTGTTCCAGGGCGGCCCGGGCGCGACGGGCCGGTCGTTCTCCCACTTCCCGACGATCGTCGAGTCGATCCGGACCCGGCTGCTCGCCCTGCCCGCGGAGACCGTGGTCCGTACGGGCCACGGCGACTCGACGACGATCGGCGCCGAGGCACCACACCTTCAGGAGTGGATCGACCGGGGCCACTGA
- a CDS encoding family 20 glycosylhydrolase gives MGGVPVRAEARSAEGKSRGPRRSRLVGVVAALLLLAVPAPAAQAAGGASGTAGGAEKAGPATPVTVPALSDWAPDSGQYVYGRGARLVADGTAERRVADTLAEDLRAAGHGTVPVVGGGARTGDIVIDVAPARTALGKEGYELRAGERLSVTGATETGAFYGTRTLLQLLAQSDRLPAGRTVDVPQYEERGVGVCACYIHITTAWLENLVRDMAYHRLNQLLLELKVKSDAHPEANTWGYYTKDEIRSLVALGEKYHVTIVPEINSPGHMDPWIENRPDLQLADSDGNKQPSRLDITRPEAFAYYTSLMDEYAEVFTSDSWHMGADEYMLGSDFAKYPQVLEYARAKYGANATPQDAFIDFVNRVHAHAADKGKKLRIWNDGLTGANTVPVTAATTVEHWLNVATKPSQLRAQGYPLMNAAYALYLVRGGFHSDTKGLYEQSWDPRSFEGEKLTSREGITGAKISLWPDNGRGETENEVAQDTDPALRHVAQATWGSPHPDATYAQFTARAAAVGHAPGWRDLTRVPVADGTYTFRAGTVSVTAEVKRTPDGYVTLKTANGCLDIRGGRLTLNVPLQPGIEVSRQTCDAANTLQRWQLVPAQDGYRLVNAITQMAVHVTDDGRLVQYPPDQQSPAVWQLAAG, from the coding sequence ATGGGAGGGGTGCCCGTGCGTGCGGAAGCCAGGAGCGCTGAAGGCAAGAGCAGGGGTCCAAGACGATCCCGGCTGGTCGGCGTCGTGGCGGCGCTGCTGCTGCTCGCGGTCCCGGCCCCGGCGGCTCAGGCGGCCGGAGGGGCATCCGGAACGGCCGGAGGGGCCGAGAAGGCAGGCCCCGCGACCCCTGTCACCGTTCCCGCGCTGTCCGACTGGGCGCCGGATTCCGGACAATACGTCTACGGCCGCGGCGCGCGCCTCGTCGCGGACGGAACGGCCGAGCGCCGCGTCGCCGACACCCTCGCCGAGGACCTGCGCGCGGCGGGCCACGGCACCGTCCCCGTCGTCGGCGGGGGAGCACGTACGGGAGACATCGTCATCGACGTCGCGCCCGCCAGAACCGCGCTCGGGAAGGAGGGGTACGAACTCCGCGCGGGCGAACGCCTGTCGGTGACGGGCGCCACCGAGACCGGCGCCTTCTACGGCACCCGGACCCTCCTCCAACTCCTCGCCCAGAGCGACCGGTTGCCCGCCGGACGCACGGTCGACGTGCCGCAGTACGAGGAGCGCGGTGTCGGCGTCTGCGCCTGCTACATCCACATCACGACGGCCTGGCTGGAGAACCTCGTACGCGACATGGCGTACCACAGGCTCAACCAGCTGCTGCTCGAACTCAAGGTGAAGAGCGACGCGCACCCCGAAGCCAACACCTGGGGCTACTACACCAAGGACGAGATACGAAGCCTCGTCGCCCTCGGCGAGAAGTACCACGTCACGATCGTCCCGGAGATCAACTCCCCGGGACACATGGACCCGTGGATCGAGAACCGCCCGGACCTCCAGCTCGCCGACTCCGACGGCAACAAGCAGCCGTCCCGGCTCGACATCACGCGCCCCGAGGCCTTCGCCTACTACACGAGCCTGATGGACGAGTACGCCGAGGTGTTCACGTCCGACTCCTGGCACATGGGCGCCGACGAGTACATGCTCGGCTCCGACTTCGCCAAGTACCCACAGGTCCTGGAGTACGCCCGGGCGAAGTACGGCGCGAACGCCACCCCGCAGGACGCGTTCATCGACTTCGTCAACCGCGTCCACGCCCACGCGGCGGACAAGGGCAAGAAGCTGCGCATCTGGAACGACGGTCTCACCGGCGCCAACACCGTGCCCGTCACGGCCGCGACGACGGTCGAGCACTGGCTGAACGTGGCGACGAAGCCCAGCCAACTCCGAGCCCAGGGCTACCCGTTGATGAACGCGGCCTACGCCCTCTATCTCGTACGCGGCGGCTTCCACTCGGACACCAAGGGCCTGTACGAGCAGAGTTGGGACCCGCGCAGCTTCGAGGGCGAGAAGCTCACCTCGCGCGAGGGCATCACCGGAGCCAAGATCAGCCTCTGGCCCGACAACGGGCGCGGCGAGACCGAGAACGAGGTCGCGCAAGACACCGACCCGGCCCTGCGCCACGTCGCCCAGGCCACCTGGGGCAGCCCCCACCCGGACGCCACGTACGCGCAGTTCACCGCTCGCGCGGCTGCCGTGGGCCACGCGCCCGGATGGCGGGACCTCACCCGCGTACCGGTCGCGGACGGGACGTACACCTTCCGGGCGGGGACCGTGTCCGTCACGGCCGAGGTGAAGCGCACCCCGGACGGCTACGTGACCTTGAAGACCGCGAACGGCTGTCTCGACATACGCGGCGGCAGGCTCACCCTCAACGTGCCGCTCCAGCCCGGCATCGAGGTGTCCCGGCAGACCTGCGACGCCGCGAACACCTTGCAGCGCTGGCAGTTGGTGCCCGCGCAGGACGGCTACCGGCTCGTCAACGCGATCACACAGATGGCCGTGCATGTGACCGATGACGGTCGGCTCGTGCAGTACCCGCCTGACCAACAGAGCCCTGCCGTATGGCAGTTGGCTGCCGGATGA
- a CDS encoding SDR family oxidoreductase translates to MTSPYGLQGRAAVVTGASRGIGLAVAEALVAAGARVCVTGRDADGVRRAAADLGAVGIAGTVADPAHLRELTELAMDAFGRIDIVVNNAATNQPYGPLMDADPDLWREAFTVNVEAPLRLVRYAWRAWMAEHGGSVVNICTEGATHVGPNVGAYGTSKAALLHLTQQLAGELAPRVRVNSVSPGLVRTEMARFVWESAEEELAAGLPLGGIGEPEDVARAVAWLASDEAGWVTGTDLLVDGGTRVRAAHTATPYAVHDRLRSQAPGRTAS, encoded by the coding sequence ATGACGTCGCCGTACGGACTTCAGGGCAGGGCCGCCGTCGTCACCGGGGCCTCGCGTGGCATCGGGCTGGCGGTCGCCGAGGCCCTCGTGGCGGCGGGCGCGCGCGTCTGCGTCACGGGTCGCGACGCCGACGGGGTGCGGCGGGCCGCCGCGGATCTGGGTGCCGTGGGGATCGCGGGTACCGTCGCCGATCCGGCCCATCTGCGGGAGCTGACCGAGCTGGCGATGGACGCGTTCGGCCGTATCGACATCGTGGTGAACAACGCCGCGACCAACCAGCCCTACGGCCCGCTCATGGACGCCGACCCGGACCTCTGGCGCGAGGCGTTCACGGTCAACGTCGAGGCACCACTGCGGCTGGTGCGGTACGCGTGGCGGGCGTGGATGGCCGAGCACGGCGGCTCGGTGGTCAACATCTGCACCGAGGGCGCGACACACGTGGGCCCGAACGTGGGCGCGTACGGCACGAGCAAGGCGGCCCTCCTCCACCTCACCCAACAACTCGCGGGCGAACTGGCCCCGAGGGTCCGCGTCAACTCCGTCTCCCCCGGCCTCGTACGCACCGAGATGGCCCGCTTCGTCTGGGAGTCGGCGGAGGAGGAACTCGCGGCCGGACTCCCACTGGGCGGCATCGGTGAGCCCGAGGACGTGGCCCGGGCCGTGGCGTGGCTGGCCTCCGACGAGGCGGGCTGGGTCACAGGGACGGACCTACTGGTGGACGGCGGAACGAGGGTGCGCGCAGCGCACACGGCGACCCCGTACGCCGTGCACGACCGCCTACGCTCACAAGCCCCGGGTCGGACCGCCTCCTGA
- a CDS encoding alpha-L-fucosidase, producing the protein MEVSRRLFVTAAAALAASSGTSLARASSATTSASASASAASASAASAEEPWYRIPVSPDDTAEELVSKASQVRPTERQIAWQALERTAFLHFGVNTFTGLEWGTGDEDPDVFQPVGLDTDQWARALRDGGFKLAILTVKHHDGFVLYRSRYTNHSVASSSWQGGQGDVLRSFADSMRRHGIKVGVYISPADENQYLHGVYANGSARSERTIPTPVPGDDRPDGPTFRLPATDYGAHMLDQLYEVLTEYGPVDEVWFDGAQGRIPPDQVETYDWDSWYMLIRTLVPDATVAVSGPDVRWVGNEGGFARENEWSVVPVQEKDNGRMDFALSYDAPDMGGRDALVAARPVADYLQWWPAEADVSIRDGWFYHADQQPKSVQQLTDIYFGSVGRNAVLLLNIPPDEQGLLPAADVTRLREFRERIDRELPEDLAGGARGTTSPGTITVDLGRAREVNRIRLAEDIRHGQQVESFVVEAQPGAGGAWARVAEAGTLGASRILLLPTPVRARHWRVRVTQSRQPPHLTQFALYRSRL; encoded by the coding sequence ATGGAAGTCTCCAGACGTCTCTTCGTCACGGCAGCCGCCGCTCTCGCCGCGTCCAGCGGTACGTCACTGGCCCGCGCGTCCTCCGCCACCACCTCCGCGTCCGCGTCCGCCTCCGCTGCCTCCGCTTCCGCCGCCTCTGCCGAGGAGCCGTGGTACCGGATTCCCGTCAGCCCGGACGACACCGCGGAGGAGCTGGTCAGCAAGGCTTCCCAAGTACGGCCCACGGAACGGCAGATCGCCTGGCAGGCCCTCGAACGCACCGCCTTCCTGCACTTCGGCGTGAATACCTTCACCGGCCTCGAATGGGGTACCGGGGACGAGGACCCCGACGTCTTCCAGCCGGTCGGCCTCGACACCGACCAGTGGGCCCGCGCCCTGCGCGACGGCGGCTTCAAGCTCGCCATCCTCACCGTCAAGCACCACGACGGCTTCGTGCTCTACCGGTCGCGGTACACCAACCACTCGGTGGCGTCGAGCAGTTGGCAGGGCGGACAGGGTGACGTCCTGCGTTCCTTCGCCGACTCGATGCGCCGCCATGGCATCAAGGTCGGCGTCTACATCTCACCGGCCGACGAGAACCAGTACCTGCACGGCGTGTACGCCAACGGCAGTGCCCGCTCCGAGCGCACCATCCCCACCCCGGTCCCCGGCGACGACCGCCCGGACGGGCCCACCTTCAGGCTCCCGGCCACCGACTACGGCGCCCATATGCTCGACCAGCTCTACGAGGTTCTCACCGAGTACGGGCCTGTCGACGAGGTCTGGTTCGACGGTGCCCAGGGCCGGATCCCGCCGGACCAGGTCGAGACGTACGACTGGGACAGCTGGTACATGCTGATCCGGACACTCGTGCCGGACGCCACGGTCGCCGTGTCCGGACCCGACGTGCGCTGGGTCGGCAACGAGGGCGGGTTCGCCCGCGAGAACGAGTGGAGCGTCGTACCCGTCCAGGAGAAGGACAACGGGCGCATGGACTTCGCCCTCTCGTACGACGCGCCCGACATGGGCGGCCGGGACGCCCTGGTCGCCGCGCGGCCCGTGGCCGACTACCTGCAGTGGTGGCCGGCCGAGGCCGACGTGTCCATCCGGGACGGATGGTTCTACCACGCCGACCAACAGCCCAAGTCCGTACAGCAGTTGACGGACATCTACTTCGGCTCGGTGGGCCGCAACGCGGTACTCCTGCTCAACATCCCGCCGGACGAGCAGGGCCTCCTCCCGGCCGCCGACGTCACCCGCCTACGGGAGTTCCGCGAACGAATCGACCGGGAGTTGCCGGAGGACCTGGCGGGCGGAGCCCGGGGCACCACTTCCCCGGGCACGATCACGGTCGACCTCGGCCGCGCCCGCGAGGTGAACCGTATCCGCCTCGCCGAGGACATCCGACACGGGCAACAGGTGGAGAGCTTCGTGGTCGAGGCCCAGCCCGGCGCCGGCGGTGCCTGGGCGCGGGTGGCTGAGGCGGGCACACTCGGCGCCAGCCGCATCCTGCTCCTGCCAACTCCCGTACGGGCAAGGCACTGGCGCGTACGAGTAACACAGTCACGCCAACCGCCACACCTGACCCAGTTCGCCCTGTACCGCTCGCGCCTCTGA
- a CDS encoding S-(hydroxymethyl)mycothiol dehydrogenase, whose amino-acid sequence MAAQQVRGVIAPGKNEPVQIRTILIPDPGPGEAVVQVQACGVCHTDLHYKQGGISDDYPFLLGHEAAGVVEAVGEGVTDVAPGDFVVLNWRAVCGQCRACLRGRPWYCFNTHNAKQKMTLEDGTELSPALGIGAFAEKTLVAAGQCTKVDPSVSPAVAGLLGCGVMAGIGAAINTGNVGRGDSVAVIGCGGVGDAAIAGANLAGAARIIAVDIDDRKLEKARTMGATHTVNSKETDPVEAIRELTGGHGADVVIEAVGRPETYKQAFYARDLAGTVVLVGVPTPEMKLELPLLDVFGRGGALKSSWYGDCLPSRDFPMLIDLHQQGRLDLAAFVTETIELDAVEQAFDRMHQGDVLRSVVML is encoded by the coding sequence ATGGCCGCCCAGCAGGTACGCGGTGTCATCGCCCCCGGCAAGAACGAGCCGGTGCAGATCCGGACCATTCTCATCCCGGACCCGGGTCCCGGCGAGGCCGTGGTGCAAGTGCAGGCCTGCGGGGTCTGCCACACCGACCTGCACTACAAGCAGGGCGGCATCAGCGACGACTACCCCTTCCTCCTCGGCCACGAGGCGGCCGGTGTGGTGGAAGCGGTCGGCGAGGGCGTCACCGACGTGGCACCCGGCGACTTCGTCGTCCTCAACTGGCGTGCGGTGTGCGGCCAGTGCCGCGCCTGTCTGCGCGGCCGCCCCTGGTACTGCTTCAACACGCACAACGCCAAGCAGAAGATGACCCTGGAGGACGGCACGGAGCTCTCCCCCGCCCTGGGCATCGGCGCCTTCGCCGAGAAGACCCTGGTCGCCGCCGGCCAGTGCACCAAGGTCGACCCGTCCGTGTCCCCCGCGGTCGCGGGCCTGCTCGGCTGCGGCGTGATGGCCGGCATCGGCGCGGCCATCAACACCGGCAACGTGGGCCGTGGCGACTCGGTGGCCGTCATCGGCTGCGGGGGCGTCGGAGACGCGGCCATCGCCGGCGCGAACCTCGCCGGCGCCGCGCGGATCATCGCGGTCGACATCGACGACCGGAAGCTGGAGAAGGCCCGCACGATGGGCGCCACCCACACGGTCAACTCCAAGGAGACGGACCCCGTCGAGGCGATCCGCGAGCTGACCGGCGGCCATGGCGCCGATGTCGTCATCGAGGCCGTCGGCCGCCCCGAGACGTACAAGCAGGCGTTCTACGCCCGGGATCTCGCGGGCACGGTGGTCCTGGTCGGTGTGCCGACACCGGAGATGAAGCTGGAGCTGCCGCTGCTGGACGTCTTCGGCCGCGGCGGCGCGCTCAAGTCGTCCTGGTACGGCGACTGTCTTCCCTCGCGCGACTTCCCGATGCTGATCGACCTCCACCAGCAGGGACGCCTGGACCTGGCGGCCTTCGTGACCGAGACGATCGAGCTGGACGCGGTGGAGCAGGCCTTCGACCGCATGCACCAGGGCGACGTACTGCGCTCGGTGGTGATGCTGTGA
- a CDS encoding ABC transporter substrate-binding protein codes for MPRRALAAAVVALVLPLSACGSGGDDSGSTDASGKVEGDITFQTWNLRANFKPYFEGLIADFEKKYPGTKVKWVDQPAEGYADKISADAAGGTLPDVVNVSPDLVAPLAKAGLALDLDKAAAKYRKEYLPGAWASHEIPGMEGTYAFPWYLNTGPLFYNKSLFKEAGLDASKPPKTYDELFADALELAEKSDGKVATLANVPTIEDFGRYGVELMNKEGTGFAFNDAKGVELLTKYKELYDAKALDSQALTATPESSGKKFLTEAVAMNPGSALDLGNFKKQAPNLYKNIGITDQITSTGKVNMYVMGVMVNARTKRTPAAVAFAHYVTDAQNQMSFAKKVAIFPSTAGSLDDPYFTTEDGTDETRVRIAAAKSLKNAVNYTPVLFSEQMKTELRNSVAKALQGKESPKVALDNAVKACDRLLKQQG; via the coding sequence ATGCCTCGCAGAGCACTCGCCGCCGCTGTCGTCGCCCTGGTCCTGCCGCTCAGCGCCTGCGGCTCCGGAGGTGACGACAGCGGTTCCACGGACGCCTCCGGCAAGGTCGAGGGCGACATCACCTTCCAGACCTGGAACCTGAGGGCCAACTTCAAGCCGTACTTCGAGGGCCTGATCGCCGACTTCGAGAAGAAGTACCCCGGCACGAAGGTGAAGTGGGTCGACCAGCCCGCCGAGGGCTACGCCGACAAGATCAGCGCGGACGCGGCCGGCGGCACCCTGCCCGACGTCGTGAACGTCTCGCCCGACCTCGTCGCCCCGCTCGCCAAGGCGGGCCTCGCGCTCGACCTCGACAAGGCCGCCGCGAAGTACAGGAAGGAGTACCTGCCGGGCGCCTGGGCGAGCCACGAGATACCGGGCATGGAGGGTACGTACGCCTTCCCCTGGTATCTGAACACCGGCCCGCTCTTCTACAACAAGTCGCTGTTCAAGGAGGCGGGTCTGGACGCCTCGAAGCCCCCGAAGACGTACGACGAACTGTTCGCCGACGCCCTGGAGTTGGCGGAGAAGAGTGACGGCAAGGTCGCCACCCTCGCCAATGTGCCCACCATCGAGGACTTCGGGCGGTACGGCGTCGAGCTGATGAACAAGGAAGGCACCGGCTTTGCCTTCAATGATGCCAAGGGAGTCGAACTCCTCACCAAGTACAAGGAGTTGTACGACGCCAAGGCGCTCGACTCGCAGGCGCTGACCGCGACCCCCGAGTCGTCCGGCAAGAAGTTCCTGACCGAGGCCGTCGCCATGAACCCCGGCAGCGCCCTGGACCTCGGCAACTTCAAGAAGCAGGCGCCGAACCTCTACAAGAACATCGGTATCACCGACCAGATCACCAGCACCGGCAAGGTCAACATGTACGTGATGGGTGTGATGGTCAACGCCCGGACCAAGCGGACGCCCGCGGCGGTCGCCTTCGCGCACTACGTCACCGACGCGCAGAACCAGATGTCGTTCGCCAAGAAGGTCGCGATCTTCCCGAGCACCGCCGGTTCGCTGGACGACCCGTACTTCACCACGGAGGACGGCACGGACGAGACCCGCGTCCGGATCGCCGCCGCCAAGTCCCTGAAGAACGCGGTCAATTACACGCCGGTCCTGTTCAGCGAGCAGATGAAGACCGAGCTGCGGAACTCCGTCGCCAAGGCGCTGCAGGGCAAGGAGAGCCCCAAGGTGGCTCTCGACAACGCTGTCAAGGCGTGCGACCGGCTGCTCAAGCAGCAGGGCTGA
- a CDS encoding GNAT family N-acetyltransferase, with protein sequence MLIREAAADDWPRIWPFWHRIVAAAETYTWDPDTSEEDARALWMARGKRVYVAEDATGAVVGSAYVTPNYGGPAARIANAAFMVDPDRSGQGIGRALANHILETAKADGYRAMVFNAVVETNPAVKLWTSLGFTILGTIPDAYDHPTHGRVGLHVMHRAL encoded by the coding sequence ATGCTGATCAGAGAAGCCGCGGCCGACGACTGGCCGCGGATCTGGCCTTTCTGGCACCGCATCGTCGCCGCCGCCGAGACCTACACCTGGGACCCGGACACCTCCGAAGAGGACGCCCGCGCCCTGTGGATGGCCCGGGGCAAGCGGGTGTACGTGGCCGAGGACGCCACGGGAGCCGTGGTCGGCTCCGCCTACGTCACCCCCAACTACGGCGGCCCCGCCGCCCGCATCGCCAACGCCGCCTTCATGGTCGACCCGGACCGCTCGGGCCAGGGCATCGGCCGAGCCCTCGCCAACCACATCCTGGAAACGGCCAAGGCCGACGGCTACCGAGCGATGGTCTTCAACGCGGTGGTCGAAACCAACCCCGCGGTGAAACTGTGGACGTCCCTGGGCTTCACGATCCTGGGCACGATCCCGGACGCCTACGACCACCCGACCCACGGCAGAGTGGGCCTGCACGTCATGCACCGCGCTCTCTGA
- a CDS encoding carbohydrate ABC transporter permease: protein MASSSSTASSGAAAPGTGSSGTTSSGTASPRTARVRRQLPTSPWLFAAPGLLVVGIFILYPFVSTLVNAFTDRRTLIPGEFVGLANFRELLHDEMFWIGLRNSTLYVLGVVPALVLLPLLLALLVQKNIPGIAFFRSAFYTPVVASIVVVGLIWVWLLDERGLVNSLLETIGIGRVGFLSDQWLILLSAMAVTVWKGLGYYMIIYLAALANVPRELHEAASVDGAGAIRRFLTVTVPAVRSTMVLVGALSSVFAFKVFSEVYLMAGPDGGPAGEDTTLVMLVQRTGTGLTGRVGYASAISVVVFVVTVALMLLVLRADRKEDA from the coding sequence ATGGCGAGTTCCTCCAGCACCGCGTCCTCCGGCGCCGCCGCCCCCGGCACTGGTTCCTCTGGTACCACTTCCTCCGGTACGGCTTCCCCGAGGACCGCGCGGGTGCGGCGCCAACTCCCCACCAGTCCCTGGCTGTTCGCCGCCCCGGGGCTGCTGGTCGTGGGCATCTTCATCCTCTACCCGTTCGTGTCGACGCTGGTCAACGCCTTCACCGACCGCCGGACCCTGATCCCCGGCGAGTTCGTGGGCCTGGCCAACTTCCGGGAGCTGCTGCACGACGAGATGTTCTGGATCGGCCTGCGCAACAGCACGCTGTACGTCCTCGGGGTGGTCCCCGCGCTCGTCCTGCTGCCCCTGCTGCTCGCGCTCCTGGTCCAGAAGAACATCCCCGGCATCGCCTTCTTCCGGTCGGCCTTCTACACCCCGGTCGTCGCGTCCATCGTCGTGGTGGGACTCATCTGGGTGTGGCTGCTCGACGAACGCGGCCTGGTGAACTCGCTGTTGGAGACGATCGGCATCGGCAGGGTCGGCTTCCTCAGCGACCAGTGGCTGATTCTGCTGAGCGCCATGGCCGTCACGGTCTGGAAGGGCCTCGGCTACTACATGATCATTTATCTGGCCGCGCTCGCCAACGTGCCGCGCGAATTGCACGAGGCAGCGTCGGTGGACGGCGCGGGCGCGATCCGCCGCTTCCTCACGGTCACCGTGCCCGCCGTCCGTTCCACGATGGTGCTGGTCGGCGCGCTCTCCTCGGTCTTCGCCTTCAAGGTGTTCTCCGAGGTGTATCTGATGGCGGGCCCGGACGGCGGCCCGGCGGGCGAGGACACCACTCTCGTGATGCTCGTGCAGCGCACCGGCACCGGCCTCACCGGCCGGGTCGGCTACGCCTCCGCCATCTCGGTCGTCGTCTTCGTCGTCACCGTCGCGCTGATGCTGCTCGTGCTGCGCGCCGACCGGAAGGAGGACGCGTGA